Proteins found in one Aethina tumida isolate Nest 87 chromosome 1, icAetTumi1.1, whole genome shotgun sequence genomic segment:
- the LOC109601457 gene encoding neurexin-1 isoform X1, which yields MLVLLLVSILPLVSVQVECFLLDGSTDSYSQFRKWGGGTNGTLEFEFKTDQPNGLLLYTDDGGTYDFFEIKLVEGALRLRYNLGGGAQILTVGRDLNDGRWHKVHVQRHEDRTILTVDDLTQMRTSRGKEFAFGRFKTNSDVFVGGMPVWYNSKLALLALPSVIFEPRFVGAIRNLVYADTEDGKVRRQETRPRDSRSGSKKKWLKKQSLRGNSSDACEIRDPCQHGGICISTDSGPICECRNSDYEGEFCEKDKAPSEAVFRGTEFLSYDLSQTGGEPIVSAQDSVSFYFKTRQPNGLLFYTGEGSDYLNVAIKDGCLMLTMGLANGKQEMQIKPNKVRFDDNQWHKVSVHRRIQEISAITSFCRLSAVVDGAYADHSHIAGKFTMLSSGRVFVGGSINTRALPGARVHNNFVGCMRKVEFVADTLRLNMLELAKSGSHLISIVGRLEFNCPNGETLDPITFTTRESHLILPAWNAKKSGNISFKFRTNEGNGMILFNGGIRPPRMDYFAIEIYMGQIYVHLDLGSGPLKQRGTRKRLDDGMWHEVTFRRTGRDARITVDGVHTDFRTPEGSTSLELDGNMYVGGLGPAFGEPPFIPKDLWTGILHRGFIGCFKDLIVNNVGIDVAGYAQEQDSGSIKRSCHTVPEQCPSQPCLNGGSCTEGWNRFVCDCTQTTFTGPTCGKEAATLSLNGSQHMSVTMDREMITQAEDIIIRFKTSKPLGLLLISSTVETGDRIEIAIAAGRIRIALRLAVKDKKLEDKEKDKVLLIGQNVNDNEWHTLNFARRGSTIKMQLDHQSPIRAESITGRYQTLQWRSLHLGGLYHLEEEIAMTTTVPNFDGEIQQFYFNDVPYLELARALSTERTIEGFPTIKVSGKFVKHATNNLHRPVTFKSKHTFIGLPMLRAYGTIHIDVMFKTREANGLILFNGGKKEDFVAIELVEGHVHYIVNVGDGVVSIKDNCKSHLNDNRWHTITIRRPTAKQHTLMVDEDVVVAQNLGVGNLDLDGILYLGGVYKDLYALLPEAVRSKHGYEGCLAGIDLNGESPNVVEDATVHSSLVVSGCEGDSHFIIDSSFIIRLTHDLFAGQSAKCSHNVCANAGLCVQQWHTYTCDCDMTSFTGPTCSDESVSYEFGPNRGIITYTFPEERRPETQEDSIALGFMTTKSDAVLLRIISGTSNDYIEMYIVEGNVFVVYNLGTNDHPLGEISVKVNDNSYHVVKFHRTGHNSTLQIDDYNVQTSYPGGQELQIFNAQSQIQIGGKWSRGGKSNRIERPFAGIISGVVVNGLRVLDLTAEKDIHASLRGDVQLFSGILDKDKLERQDHLSKMQQTPASGFPGLEDDLVFSGAGSGCQGDDEDECPPLPETGSGDDDLITPVYVPPTKPSTTTSSNSRGENGKKVKGDVGGKPCDDEDCFVGSGSGEVTEEQVGTTRIETPESTTPTETFIFTTSSDSASSTTQQQTTQQQQQQQQQQSTTTTTTTTQQQQTTREETSSSSSSLSSSTTSTTTRRDYFITDPPVVIVHNPPIPDYPSNHYPRPSKRPPERVSSETSEIVALIIGIIAGALIAVILIILVILKFRSRSDRSFKIDDSKSVYRTQQAALLGHNNGNQSLNGALRNGNNSGLTTNGGGGGGGLGGDKMKKKRDSKDIKEWYV from the exons ATGTTGGTGTTGTTGTTGGTATCAATTTTGCCGCTGGTTTCGGTCCAAGTCGAGTGTTTCTTGTTGGACGGTTCGACCGATTCGTATTCGCAATTTCGCAAATGGGGCGGCGGAACGAACGGCACGTTGGAGTTCGAATTCAAGACGGATCAGCCGAACGGACTGTTGCTCTACACCGATGACGGCGGCACCTACGACTTCTTCGAGATCAAGTTGGTCGAAGGCGCTCTGAG ACTGAGATACAACTTGGGCGGCGGCGCCCAGATCCTGACGGTCGGTCGGGACCTGAACGACGGAAGATGGCACAAAGTGCACGTGCAGAGACACGAGGATCGCACCATCTTGACCGTGGACGACCTGACTCAGATGCGGACGTCGCGGGGAAAGGAATTCGCCTTCGGCCGATTCAAGACCAACTCGGACGTGTTCGTGGGCGGAATGCCCGTCTGGTACAACAGCAAGTTGGCCCTGCTGGCGCTGCCCAGCGTCATCTTCGAGCCGCGGTTCGTCGGCGCCATCCGGAACTTGGTCTACGCGGACACCGAGGACGGGAAGGTCCGCAGACAGGAGACCCGGCCCAGAGACTCGAGA AGCGGCTCTAAGAAAAAGTGGCTCAAGAAACAG AGTTTGCGAGGAAACAGCAGCGATGCGTGCGAGATCCGCGATCCTTGTCAGCACGGCGGAATTTGCATCTCCACAGACTCCGGCCCCATTTGCGAATGTCGCAACTCCGACTACGAAGGAGAGTTTTGCGAAAAGG ATAAGGCGCCTTCGGAAGCGGTGTTTCGAGGCACCGAATTCCTGTCGTACGACCTCAGCCAAACCGGAGGAGAACCGATCGTCAGTGCTCAGGATTCCGTCAGCTTCTACTTCAAGACTCGACAACCGAACGGACTGCTCTTCTACACAG gCGAAGGAAGCGATTACCTGAACGTGGCCATCAAAGACGGATGTCTGATGTTGACGATGGGATTGGCGAATGGAAAACAGGAAATGCAAATCAAACCCAACAAAGTACGATTCGACGACAACCAATGGCACAAAGTCAGCGTTCATCGACGAATTCAAGAG aTTTCTGCCATCACTAGTTTTTGTCGT TTGTCCGCCGTGGTGGATGGAGCGTACGCCGACCACAGTCACATCGCAGGTAAATTCACGATGCTGTCGAGCGGTCGCGTTTTCGTCGGCGGCAGCATCAACACACGAGCCTTGCCCGGAGCACGAGTGCACAATAACTTTGTGGGCTGCATGAGAAAG GTGGAGTTCGTGGCCGATACGCTGAGGCTGAACATGTTGGAACTGGCCAAGTCTGGCAGTCATTTGATCTCGATCGTCGGTCGATTGGAGTTCAACTGTCCGAACGGCGAGACTCTGGATCCCATCACTTTTACCACGCGCGAGTCGCACTTG attCTGCCAGCTTGGAACGCGAAAAAGTCTGGAAACATTTCCTTCAAGTTCCGAACGAACGAAGGCAACGGCATGATCCTCTTCAACGGTGGAATTCGACCGCCCAGA ATGGATTATTTCGCCATAGAGATCTACATGGGTCAGATTTACGTACATCTCGATTTGGGATCTGGACCGCTGAAACAGCGCGGAACGAGAAAACGATTGGACGACGGTATGTGGCATGAGGTCACCTTCCGAAGAACCGGCCGAGATGCGAGAATCACCGTTGACGGCGTGCACACCGATTTCAGAACTCCAG AGGGATCCACGAGTCTCGAGTTAGATGGCAACATGTACGTGGGCGGATTGGGTCCCGCTTTCGGTGAGCCCCCTTTCATCCCCAAAGACTTGTGGACGGGTATCCTGCATCGCGGCTTCATCGGCTGCTTCAAGGATCTGATCGTCAACAACGTGGGCATCGACGTGGCCGGTTACGCTCAAGAACAGGACTCCGGTTCGATCAAACGATCGTGTCACACCGTCCCCGAACAATGTCCCAGTCAGCCGTGTCTGAACGGCGGCTCCTGCACGGAAGGCTGGAACCGCTTCGTCTGCGACTGCACTCAAACCACATTCACCGGTCCCACGTGCGGAAAGGAAGCTGCCACCCTCAGTTTGAACGGTTCCCAACACATGTCGGTCACAATGGACAGAGAAATGATCACGCAAGCCGAAGACATCATCATCCGCTTCAAGACGAGTAAACCGTTGGGGCTGCTGCTCATTTCGAGCACAGTCGAAACCGGCGACCGAATTGAAATAGCGATCGCTGCCGGACGAATACGGATCGCCTTGCGATTGGCAGTCAAGGATAAGAAGCTCGAGGATAAGGAGAAAGACAAA GTGCTACTCATCGGCCAGAACGTGAACGACAACGAATGGCACACCCTGAACTTTGCGCGACGAGGATCGACCATAAAAATGCAGCTGGATCACCAATCTCCGATCAGAG CCGAGTCGATAACCGGTCGTTATCAGACATTGCAATGGCGCAGTCTGCATCTGGGCGGGTTGTACCACCTGGAGGAGGAGATTGCGATGACGACGACGGTGCCGAACTTCGACGGCGAGATCCAACAGTTCTACTTCAACGACGTTCCCTACTTGGAACTGGCCCGTGCGCTGAGCACAGAGAGGACGATCGAAGGATTTCCCACCATCAAGGTCTCCGGCAAGTTCGTGAAGCACGCCACGAACAACCTGCACCGACCGGTCACCTTCAAATCGAAGCACACCTTCATCGGTCTGCCGATGTTGAGAGCTTACGGCACCATTCACATCGACGTCATGTTCAAGACGCGCGAAGCCAACGGACTGATTCTGTTCAACGGCGGCAAAAAGGAAGACTTTGTCGCCATAGAACTCGTCGAAGGTCACGTGCACTACATCGTCAACGTCGGAGACGGCGTCGTTTCCATCAAGGACAACTGCAAGTCTCACTTGAACGACAATCGCTGGCACACGATCACGATCCGACGACCCACGGCCAAGCAACACACCTTGATGGTTGACGAGGACGTGGTTGTGGCACAGAACCTGGGCGTCGGCAATCTCGACTTGGACGGCATCCTCTACTTGGGAGGCGTCTACAAGGACTTGTACGCCCTCTTACCGGAAGCGGTGCGCAGCAAACACGGTTACGAGGGTTGTTTGGCGGGCATCGACTTAAACGGCGAGAGTCCCAACGTCGTCGAAGACGCCACCGTCCACAGTTCGTTGGTGGTTTCGGGATGCGAAGGTGACTCTCATTTCATAATCGATTCGTCCTTTATTATTCGATTGACACACGATCTTTTCGCAGGACAATCGGCGAAATGCAGCCACAACGTGTGCGCCAACGCCGGACTGTGTGTGCAACAATGGCACACGTACACCTGCGACTGCGACATGACCTCCTTCACCGGACCCACATGCTCAGATG AATCAGTCTCGTATGAATTCGGACCGAATCGCGGCATTATTACTTACACGTTTCCAGAAGAACGAAGACCGGAAACGCAGGAAGATTCGATCGCCCTCGGTTTCATGACCACCAAATCGGATGCAGTTTTATTACGAATTATCAGTGGCACTTCCAACGACTACATCGAGATGTATATT gtCGAAGGGAACGTGTTCGTCGTTTACAATCTAGGCACAAACGACCATCCTCTGGGCGAAATATCCGTCAAAGTAAACGACAACTCGTATCACGTGGTCAAATTCCACAGAACTGGACACAACTCAACACTGCAGATCGACGACTACAACGTTCAAACCAGTTATCCAGGAG GTCAAGAATTGCAAATCTTCAACGCCCAATCGCAAATTCAGATCGGCGGTAAGTGGTCCAGGGGCGGAAAATCGAACAGAATTGAGAGACCCTTTGCTGGCATAATTTCGGGCGTCGTCGTCAATGGTCTGCGAGTTCTCGACCTGACAGCCGAAAAAGACATCCATGCGTCGTTACGCGGCGACGTTCAGCTGTTTTCCGGCATCTTGGACAAGGACAAACTCGAACGACAAGATCACCTGTCCAAAATGCAGCAAACTCCCGCTTCCGGTTTCCCCGGCTTGGAAGACGACCTGGTATTTAGCGGCGCCGGAAGCGGCTGTCAAGGAGACGATGAGGACGAATGTCCTCCTCTACCGGAAACCGGTAGTGGCGACGACGATCTGATAACGCCGGTTTACGTGCCACCGACGAAACCGTCCACCACCACGTCTTCGAATTCCCGAggagaaaatggaaaaaaagtCAAAGGTGACGTAGGAGGAAAGCCGTGCGACGACGAAGACTGTTTCGTCGGAAGTGGCAGTGGAGAAGTTACGGAAGAACAAGTCGGCACTACTAGAATTG AAACTCCGGAATCAACGACGCCAACCGAAACATTTATATTCACAACATCTTCCGATTCTGCATCGTCGACAACGCAACAGCAAACGacgcaacaacaacaacaacagcaacagcaacaatcgacgacgacgacgacgacgacgactcAGCAGCAGCAGACAACGCGAGAAGAAACTTCCTCGTCGTCGTCTTCTTTGTCGTCTTCGACAACGTCGACCACGACAAGGAGAGACTACTTCATAACGGATCCTCCCGTCGTGATCGTGCACAACCCACCGATTCCCGACTATCCTTCCAACCACTATCCGCGTCCTTCGAAGCGACCGCCGGAGCGAGTCAGTTCGGAAACGTCGGAGATTGTCGCCCTCATTATCG GAATAATCGCCGGAGCACTGATCGCCGTCATTTTGATCATACTGGTGATTCTGAAGTTCCGATCGCGTAGCGACCGTTCCTTTAAAATCGACGACTCCAAGTCGGTGTATCGAACGCAGCAAGCCGCTCTTTTGG GCCACAACAACGGGAACCAGTCGCTAAATGGAGCGTTGCGTAACGGGAACAATTCCGGTTTGACGACGAACGGCGGCGGTGGCGGCGGCGGCCTCGGCGGTGACAAAATGAAGAAGAAACGCGACAGCAAAGACATTAAGGAATGGTACGTTTGA
- the LOC109601457 gene encoding neurexin-1 isoform X2 — MLVLLLVSILPLVSVQVECFLLDGSTDSYSQFRKWGGGTNGTLEFEFKTDQPNGLLLYTDDGGTYDFFEIKLVEGALRLRYNLGGGAQILTVGRDLNDGRWHKVHVQRHEDRTILTVDDLTQMRTSRGKEFAFGRFKTNSDVFVGGMPVWYNSKLALLALPSVIFEPRFVGAIRNLVYADTEDGKVRRQETRPRDSRSGSKKKWLKKQSLRGNSSDACEIRDPCQHGGICISTDSGPICECRNSDYEGEFCEKDKAPSEAVFRGTEFLSYDLSQTGGEPIVSAQDSVSFYFKTRQPNGLLFYTGEGSDYLNVAIKDGCLMLTMGLANGKQEMQIKPNKVRFDDNQWHKVSVHRRIQEISAITSFCRLSAVVDGAYADHSHIAGKFTMLSSGRVFVGGSINTRALPGARVHNNFVGCMRKVEFVADTLRLNMLELAKSGSHLISIVGRLEFNCPNGETLDPITFTTRESHLILPAWNAKKSGNISFKFRTNEGNGMILFNGGIRPPRMDYFAIEIYMGQIYVHLDLGSGPLKQRGTRKRLDDGMWHEVTFRRTGRDARITVDGVHTDFRTPEGSTSLELDGNMYVGGLGPAFGEPPFIPKDLWTGILHRGFIGCFKDLIVNNVGIDVAGYAQEQDSGSIKRSCHTVPEQCPSQPCLNGGSCTEGWNRFVCDCTQTTFTGPTCGKEAATLSLNGSQHMSVTMDREMITQAEDIIIRFKTSKPLGLLLISSTVETGDRIEIAIAAGRIRIALRLAVKDKKLEDKEKDKVLLIGQNVNDNEWHTLNFARRGSTIKMQLDHQSPIRAESITGRYQTLQWRSLHLGGLYHLEEEIAMTTTVPNFDGEIQQFYFNDVPYLELARALSTERTIEGFPTIKVSGKFVKHATNNLHRPVTFKSKHTFIGLPMLRAYGTIHIDVMFKTREANGLILFNGGKKEDFVAIELVEGHVHYIVNVGDGVVSIKDNCKSHLNDNRWHTITIRRPTAKQHTLMVDEDVVVAQNLGVGNLDLDGILYLGGVYKDLYALLPEAVRSKHGYEGCLAGIDLNGESPNVVEDATVHSSLVVSGCEGQSAKCSHNVCANAGLCVQQWHTYTCDCDMTSFTGPTCSDESVSYEFGPNRGIITYTFPEERRPETQEDSIALGFMTTKSDAVLLRIISGTSNDYIEMYIVEGNVFVVYNLGTNDHPLGEISVKVNDNSYHVVKFHRTGHNSTLQIDDYNVQTSYPGGQELQIFNAQSQIQIGGKWSRGGKSNRIERPFAGIISGVVVNGLRVLDLTAEKDIHASLRGDVQLFSGILDKDKLERQDHLSKMQQTPASGFPGLEDDLVFSGAGSGCQGDDEDECPPLPETGSGDDDLITPVYVPPTKPSTTTSSNSRGENGKKVKGDVGGKPCDDEDCFVGSGSGEVTEEQVGTTRIETPESTTPTETFIFTTSSDSASSTTQQQTTQQQQQQQQQQSTTTTTTTTQQQQTTREETSSSSSSLSSSTTSTTTRRDYFITDPPVVIVHNPPIPDYPSNHYPRPSKRPPERVSSETSEIVALIIGIIAGALIAVILIILVILKFRSRSDRSFKIDDSKSVYRTQQAALLGHNNGNQSLNGALRNGNNSGLTTNGGGGGGGLGGDKMKKKRDSKDIKEWYV; from the exons ATGTTGGTGTTGTTGTTGGTATCAATTTTGCCGCTGGTTTCGGTCCAAGTCGAGTGTTTCTTGTTGGACGGTTCGACCGATTCGTATTCGCAATTTCGCAAATGGGGCGGCGGAACGAACGGCACGTTGGAGTTCGAATTCAAGACGGATCAGCCGAACGGACTGTTGCTCTACACCGATGACGGCGGCACCTACGACTTCTTCGAGATCAAGTTGGTCGAAGGCGCTCTGAG ACTGAGATACAACTTGGGCGGCGGCGCCCAGATCCTGACGGTCGGTCGGGACCTGAACGACGGAAGATGGCACAAAGTGCACGTGCAGAGACACGAGGATCGCACCATCTTGACCGTGGACGACCTGACTCAGATGCGGACGTCGCGGGGAAAGGAATTCGCCTTCGGCCGATTCAAGACCAACTCGGACGTGTTCGTGGGCGGAATGCCCGTCTGGTACAACAGCAAGTTGGCCCTGCTGGCGCTGCCCAGCGTCATCTTCGAGCCGCGGTTCGTCGGCGCCATCCGGAACTTGGTCTACGCGGACACCGAGGACGGGAAGGTCCGCAGACAGGAGACCCGGCCCAGAGACTCGAGA AGCGGCTCTAAGAAAAAGTGGCTCAAGAAACAG AGTTTGCGAGGAAACAGCAGCGATGCGTGCGAGATCCGCGATCCTTGTCAGCACGGCGGAATTTGCATCTCCACAGACTCCGGCCCCATTTGCGAATGTCGCAACTCCGACTACGAAGGAGAGTTTTGCGAAAAGG ATAAGGCGCCTTCGGAAGCGGTGTTTCGAGGCACCGAATTCCTGTCGTACGACCTCAGCCAAACCGGAGGAGAACCGATCGTCAGTGCTCAGGATTCCGTCAGCTTCTACTTCAAGACTCGACAACCGAACGGACTGCTCTTCTACACAG gCGAAGGAAGCGATTACCTGAACGTGGCCATCAAAGACGGATGTCTGATGTTGACGATGGGATTGGCGAATGGAAAACAGGAAATGCAAATCAAACCCAACAAAGTACGATTCGACGACAACCAATGGCACAAAGTCAGCGTTCATCGACGAATTCAAGAG aTTTCTGCCATCACTAGTTTTTGTCGT TTGTCCGCCGTGGTGGATGGAGCGTACGCCGACCACAGTCACATCGCAGGTAAATTCACGATGCTGTCGAGCGGTCGCGTTTTCGTCGGCGGCAGCATCAACACACGAGCCTTGCCCGGAGCACGAGTGCACAATAACTTTGTGGGCTGCATGAGAAAG GTGGAGTTCGTGGCCGATACGCTGAGGCTGAACATGTTGGAACTGGCCAAGTCTGGCAGTCATTTGATCTCGATCGTCGGTCGATTGGAGTTCAACTGTCCGAACGGCGAGACTCTGGATCCCATCACTTTTACCACGCGCGAGTCGCACTTG attCTGCCAGCTTGGAACGCGAAAAAGTCTGGAAACATTTCCTTCAAGTTCCGAACGAACGAAGGCAACGGCATGATCCTCTTCAACGGTGGAATTCGACCGCCCAGA ATGGATTATTTCGCCATAGAGATCTACATGGGTCAGATTTACGTACATCTCGATTTGGGATCTGGACCGCTGAAACAGCGCGGAACGAGAAAACGATTGGACGACGGTATGTGGCATGAGGTCACCTTCCGAAGAACCGGCCGAGATGCGAGAATCACCGTTGACGGCGTGCACACCGATTTCAGAACTCCAG AGGGATCCACGAGTCTCGAGTTAGATGGCAACATGTACGTGGGCGGATTGGGTCCCGCTTTCGGTGAGCCCCCTTTCATCCCCAAAGACTTGTGGACGGGTATCCTGCATCGCGGCTTCATCGGCTGCTTCAAGGATCTGATCGTCAACAACGTGGGCATCGACGTGGCCGGTTACGCTCAAGAACAGGACTCCGGTTCGATCAAACGATCGTGTCACACCGTCCCCGAACAATGTCCCAGTCAGCCGTGTCTGAACGGCGGCTCCTGCACGGAAGGCTGGAACCGCTTCGTCTGCGACTGCACTCAAACCACATTCACCGGTCCCACGTGCGGAAAGGAAGCTGCCACCCTCAGTTTGAACGGTTCCCAACACATGTCGGTCACAATGGACAGAGAAATGATCACGCAAGCCGAAGACATCATCATCCGCTTCAAGACGAGTAAACCGTTGGGGCTGCTGCTCATTTCGAGCACAGTCGAAACCGGCGACCGAATTGAAATAGCGATCGCTGCCGGACGAATACGGATCGCCTTGCGATTGGCAGTCAAGGATAAGAAGCTCGAGGATAAGGAGAAAGACAAA GTGCTACTCATCGGCCAGAACGTGAACGACAACGAATGGCACACCCTGAACTTTGCGCGACGAGGATCGACCATAAAAATGCAGCTGGATCACCAATCTCCGATCAGAG CCGAGTCGATAACCGGTCGTTATCAGACATTGCAATGGCGCAGTCTGCATCTGGGCGGGTTGTACCACCTGGAGGAGGAGATTGCGATGACGACGACGGTGCCGAACTTCGACGGCGAGATCCAACAGTTCTACTTCAACGACGTTCCCTACTTGGAACTGGCCCGTGCGCTGAGCACAGAGAGGACGATCGAAGGATTTCCCACCATCAAGGTCTCCGGCAAGTTCGTGAAGCACGCCACGAACAACCTGCACCGACCGGTCACCTTCAAATCGAAGCACACCTTCATCGGTCTGCCGATGTTGAGAGCTTACGGCACCATTCACATCGACGTCATGTTCAAGACGCGCGAAGCCAACGGACTGATTCTGTTCAACGGCGGCAAAAAGGAAGACTTTGTCGCCATAGAACTCGTCGAAGGTCACGTGCACTACATCGTCAACGTCGGAGACGGCGTCGTTTCCATCAAGGACAACTGCAAGTCTCACTTGAACGACAATCGCTGGCACACGATCACGATCCGACGACCCACGGCCAAGCAACACACCTTGATGGTTGACGAGGACGTGGTTGTGGCACAGAACCTGGGCGTCGGCAATCTCGACTTGGACGGCATCCTCTACTTGGGAGGCGTCTACAAGGACTTGTACGCCCTCTTACCGGAAGCGGTGCGCAGCAAACACGGTTACGAGGGTTGTTTGGCGGGCATCGACTTAAACGGCGAGAGTCCCAACGTCGTCGAAGACGCCACCGTCCACAGTTCGTTGGTGGTTTCGGGATGCGAAG GACAATCGGCGAAATGCAGCCACAACGTGTGCGCCAACGCCGGACTGTGTGTGCAACAATGGCACACGTACACCTGCGACTGCGACATGACCTCCTTCACCGGACCCACATGCTCAGATG AATCAGTCTCGTATGAATTCGGACCGAATCGCGGCATTATTACTTACACGTTTCCAGAAGAACGAAGACCGGAAACGCAGGAAGATTCGATCGCCCTCGGTTTCATGACCACCAAATCGGATGCAGTTTTATTACGAATTATCAGTGGCACTTCCAACGACTACATCGAGATGTATATT gtCGAAGGGAACGTGTTCGTCGTTTACAATCTAGGCACAAACGACCATCCTCTGGGCGAAATATCCGTCAAAGTAAACGACAACTCGTATCACGTGGTCAAATTCCACAGAACTGGACACAACTCAACACTGCAGATCGACGACTACAACGTTCAAACCAGTTATCCAGGAG GTCAAGAATTGCAAATCTTCAACGCCCAATCGCAAATTCAGATCGGCGGTAAGTGGTCCAGGGGCGGAAAATCGAACAGAATTGAGAGACCCTTTGCTGGCATAATTTCGGGCGTCGTCGTCAATGGTCTGCGAGTTCTCGACCTGACAGCCGAAAAAGACATCCATGCGTCGTTACGCGGCGACGTTCAGCTGTTTTCCGGCATCTTGGACAAGGACAAACTCGAACGACAAGATCACCTGTCCAAAATGCAGCAAACTCCCGCTTCCGGTTTCCCCGGCTTGGAAGACGACCTGGTATTTAGCGGCGCCGGAAGCGGCTGTCAAGGAGACGATGAGGACGAATGTCCTCCTCTACCGGAAACCGGTAGTGGCGACGACGATCTGATAACGCCGGTTTACGTGCCACCGACGAAACCGTCCACCACCACGTCTTCGAATTCCCGAggagaaaatggaaaaaaagtCAAAGGTGACGTAGGAGGAAAGCCGTGCGACGACGAAGACTGTTTCGTCGGAAGTGGCAGTGGAGAAGTTACGGAAGAACAAGTCGGCACTACTAGAATTG AAACTCCGGAATCAACGACGCCAACCGAAACATTTATATTCACAACATCTTCCGATTCTGCATCGTCGACAACGCAACAGCAAACGacgcaacaacaacaacaacagcaacagcaacaatcgacgacgacgacgacgacgacgactcAGCAGCAGCAGACAACGCGAGAAGAAACTTCCTCGTCGTCGTCTTCTTTGTCGTCTTCGACAACGTCGACCACGACAAGGAGAGACTACTTCATAACGGATCCTCCCGTCGTGATCGTGCACAACCCACCGATTCCCGACTATCCTTCCAACCACTATCCGCGTCCTTCGAAGCGACCGCCGGAGCGAGTCAGTTCGGAAACGTCGGAGATTGTCGCCCTCATTATCG GAATAATCGCCGGAGCACTGATCGCCGTCATTTTGATCATACTGGTGATTCTGAAGTTCCGATCGCGTAGCGACCGTTCCTTTAAAATCGACGACTCCAAGTCGGTGTATCGAACGCAGCAAGCCGCTCTTTTGG GCCACAACAACGGGAACCAGTCGCTAAATGGAGCGTTGCGTAACGGGAACAATTCCGGTTTGACGACGAACGGCGGCGGTGGCGGCGGCGGCCTCGGCGGTGACAAAATGAAGAAGAAACGCGACAGCAAAGACATTAAGGAATGGTACGTTTGA